In the genome of Populus alba chromosome 11, ASM523922v2, whole genome shotgun sequence, one region contains:
- the LOC118035686 gene encoding uncharacterized protein, with protein sequence MMPSQLNSPIPYNLFCLVFLMLYFHFVFVISLNQEGAFLLEFTKSVIDPDNNLQGWNSLDLTPCNWKGVGCSTNLKVTSLNLHGLNLSGSLSTTASICHNLPGLVVLNMSSNFFSGPIPKYLDECHNLETLDLCTNRFRGEFPTHLCKLSTLRLLYFCENYIFGEISREIGNLTLLEELVIYSNNLTGTIPVSIRELKHLKVIRAGVNYFTGPIPPEISECESLELLGLAQNRFQGSLPRELQKLQNLTNLILWQNFLSGEIPPEIGNISNLEVIALHENSFSGFLPKELGKLSKLKKLYIYTNLLNGTIPRELGNCSSALEIDLSENGLSGTVPRELGWIPCLRLLHLFENFLQGSIPKELGELTQLRNFDLSINILTGSIPLEFQNLTCLEELQLFDNDLEGHIPFLIGYNSNLSILDLSANNLVGSIPPYLCTHQDLIFLSLGSNRLFGNIPFGLKTCKSLKQLMLGGNLLTGSLPVELYQLQNLSSLEIQQNRFSGFIPPGIGKLGNLKRLLLSDNYFFGQIPPEIGNLTQLVAFNISSNGLSGGIPHDLGKCIRLQRLDLSRNQFTGSLPEEIGWLVNLELLKLSDNRITGEIPSTLGSLDRLTELQMGGNLFSGAIPVELGQLTTLQIALNISHNRLSGTIPKDLGKLQMLESLYLNDNQLVGEIPASIGELLSLLVCNLSNNNLEGAVPNTPAFQKMDSTNFAGNNGLCKSGSYHCHSTIPSPTPNRNWIKESSSRAKLVTILSGAIGLVSLFFIVGICWAMMRRQPAFVSLEDATRPDVEDNYYFPKEGFSYNDLLVATGNFSEDAVIGRGACGTVYKAVMADGEVIAVKKLKSSGAGASSDNSFRAEILTLGKIRHRNIVKLFGFCYHQDYNILLYEYMPNGSLGEQLHGSVRTCSLDWNARYKIGLGAAEGLCYLHYDCKPRIIHRDIKSNNILLDDLLQAHVGDFGLAKLIDFPHSKSMSAVAGSYGYIAPEYAYTLKVTEKCDIYSFGVVLLELITGKPPVQCLEQGGDLVTWVRRSIQDPGPTSEIFDSRLDLSQRSTIEEMSLVLKIALFCTSTSPLNRPTMREVIAMMIDAREAAVSSPSQSPTAESP encoded by the exons atGATGCCAAGCCAGTTGAATTCTCCCATTCCTTACAACCTCTTTTGCTTGGTCTTTTTGATGCTTTATTTCCATTTTGTATTCGTAATATCATTAAATCAAGAGGGTGCTTTTCTTTTGGAGTTTACGAAGTCAGTCATTGATCCTGATAACAATCTTCAAGGCTGGAATTCTTTGGACTTGACTCCTTGCAACTGGAAGGGAGTAGGTTGTTCTACCAATCTTAAGGTAACGTCTTTGAATCTCCATGGCCTTAATTTGTCTGGTAGTCTGTCTACAACTGCAAGTATATGTCATAATCTCCCTGGTTTAGTCGTTTTGAATATGTCCTCCAACTTCTTTTCTGGTCCCATTCCAAAGTATCTTGATGAGTGTCATAATCTAGAGACTCTTGACCTTTGTACCAATAGGTTTCGTGGGGAATTTCCAACACATCTGTGCAAACTTAGCACTCTTAGACTGCTTTATTTCTGTGAGAATTACATATTCGGAGAAATCTCTAGGGAGATAGGAAATTTGACTTTACTTGAAGAGCTTGTCATCTATAGCAATAATCTCACAGGCACAATTCCTGTATCAATCCGTGAGTTAAAGCATCTTAAGGTCATCAGGGCAGGTGTAAACTATTTCACAGGTCCAATACCACCCGAAATAAGCGAATGTGAGAGCTTGGAGTTACTCGGGTTGGCACAGAATCGTTTCCAAGGTTCTCTTCCAAGGGAGCTTCAGAAACTTCAGAATCTTACCAATTTGATCCTTTGGCAAAACTTTTTGTCTGGGGAGATTCCTCCTGAGATTGGAAACATCAGCAACCTAGAGGTGATTGCATTGCATGAAAATTCCTTTAGCGGGTTTCTTCCAAAAGAACTTGGCAAATTATCCAAGCTAAAAAAACTGTACATATATACCAACCTGTTGAATGGAACAATTCCTCGGGAACTAGGAAATTGCAGCAGTGCTCTTGAGATAGATCTTTCTGAGAATGGGTTAAGTGGGACTGTTCCAAGAGAGTTGGGGTGGATTCCTTGTCTCCGCTTGCTTCACCTTTTTGAGAATTTCCTTCAGGGAAGTATTCCCAAAGAGCTTGGAGAGTTAACACAGCTGCGAAACTTTGACCTGTCCATAAATATCCTGACAGGTTCAATTCCTCTAGAGTTTCAAAACCTAACATGTCTAGAGGAGTTGCAGCTTTTTGACAACGATCTTGAGGGTCATATTCCTTTTCTCATTGGGTATAATAGCAACCTCTCTATCCTTGACTTATCTGCCAACAATCTAGTTGGTAGCATACCTCCATACCTTTGCACGCATcaggatttaatatttttgagcCTTGGATCAAATAGGTTGTTTGGAAACATTCCTTTTGGTCTGAAAACATGCAAGTCTCTTAAGCAGCTAATGCTTGGGGGTAACTTGCTTACCGGAAGTCTCCCTGTTGAATTATATCAACTTCAGAATCTTTCTTCTCTTGAAATTCAACAAAACCGATTCTCCGGGTTTATACCCCCTGGTATAGGCAAGCTCGGGAATTTGAAGAGGTTGCTCTTGTCAGATAACTATTTTTTTGGGCAAATTCCCCCAGAGATAGGAAACCTGACGCAGCTCGTTGCATTCAACATTTCTTCCAATGGGCTCTCTGGAGGTATTCCTCATGACTTGGGAAAATGCATAAGACTTCAGAGGCTTGATCTCAGTCGGAACCAATTCACAGGCTCTCTCCCGGAAGAAATTGGCTGGCTGGTGAACCTGGAACTCCTGAAGCTTTCAGACAACAGAATTACTGGAGAAATCCCAAGCACCTTAGGCAGTCTAGACAGACTTACTGAGTTGCAAATGGGAGGAAATCTTTTTTCTGGTGCCATACCTGTTGAGCTTGGTCAACTTACCACTCTCCAGATTGCTCTCAACATTAGCCATAATCGCCTTTCTGGTACAATTCCCAAAGACTTGGGGAAACTGCAGATGCTAGAATCACTCTACTTGAACGACAATCAGCTCGTCGGTGAGATTCCTGCGTCTATTGGTGAGCTGCTGAGCCTTCTAGTCTGCAATCTTTCTAACAATAACCTGGAAGGAGCAGTGCCAAATACTCCAGCATTTCAAAAAATGGACTCAACAAATTTTGCTGGCAACAATGGCTTGTGCAAATCAGGTTCTTACCATTGTCATTCTACGATCCCATCTCCTACTCCTAACAGAAACTGGATCAAGGAGAGTTCATCCAGAGCTAAATTAGTGACCATTCTTTCTGGAGCTATCGGGTTAGTCTCTCTGTTTTTCATAGTGGGAATCTGTTGGGCTATGATGCGTCGCCAACCTGCTTTTGTCTCACTTGAAGACGCAACAAGGCCCGATGTCGAAGACAACTATTATTTTCCTAAAGAAGGATTCTCGTATAATGACCTTTTGGTGGCCACTGGAAATTTTTCGGAAGATGCAGTTATAGGAAGGGGAGCCTGTGGCACGGTGTACAAGGCTGTTATGGCTGACGGGGAGGTAATTGCCGTAAAAAAGCTGAAGTCTAGCGGTGCAGGAGCTAGTTCTGACAACAGCTTCCGTGCTGAGATATTGACCCTCGGAAAGATCAGACACCGTAATATTGTTAAGCTCTTTGGATTCTGCTACCATCAGGACTACAATATCCTTCTATACGAATACATGCCAAATGGGAGCCTCGGAGAGCAACTTCATGGAAGTGTCCGAACATGTTCACTGGACTGGAATGCTAGATATAAAATTGGTCTTGGAGCAGCTGAGGGTTTATGCTATCTACATTATGATTGTAAGCCTAGAATCATCCACCGTGATATAAAGTCGAACAATATCTTGTTGGATGATTTACTTCAGGCTCATGTAGGAGACTTCGGCTTGGCGAAGTTGATTGATTTTCCCCACTCCAAATCCATGTCTGCTGTTGCAGGTTCATATGGTTACATTGCCCCAG AATATGCTTACACATTGAAGGTGACTGAGAAATGTGACATCTATAGCTTTGGAGTAGTTCTACTGGAACTAATTACTGGGAAACCGCCTGTTCAATGTCTAGAGCAAGGAGGGGACCTGGTCACTTGGGTTAGAAGATCAATTCAGGATCCAGGGC